In a genomic window of Pelecanus crispus isolate bPelCri1 chromosome 1, bPelCri1.pri, whole genome shotgun sequence:
- the LPCAT3 gene encoding LOW QUALITY PROTEIN: lysophospholipid acyltransferase 5 (The sequence of the model RefSeq protein was modified relative to this genomic sequence to represent the inferred CDS: deleted 1 base in 1 codon): MGAEGAVSGAGAAVLVPLPGSRSNRPAGRPGEKMAVAGSGWGLAQLAEALGSSEQALRLIVSILMGYPFALFQRYFLFQKESYLIHLYNVFTGLSIAYFNFGMQFFHSLLCVLIQFLILRLMGRTITAVFSTFFFQMTYLMAGYYFTATEQYDIKWTMPHCVLTLKLIGLAIDYYDGGKDPEFLTPEQQRLAVRGVPTLLEVSGFSYFYGAFMVGPQFSMTDYQKLARGEMTDVQGQRPNSFVPALKRLSLGLLFLVTYTLSSLYISDEYLISDEYMEKPFWFRCGYILVWGKIILYKYVTCWLVTEGVCILVGLGYNGKDQNGKPLWDACANMKVWLYETTPLFTGTIASFNINTNAWVARYIFKRLKFLGNKLLSQALALFFLAIWHGLHSGYLVCFQMELLIVIVERQIISLVRDSPTLSTLASITALQPIFYVLLQANHWMFMGYSLVPFCLFTWDKWMKVYRSIYFLGHVLVFTLLLVLPYIRRLIVPRKEKLKKAE; this comes from the exons ATGGGCGCGGAGGGGGCCGTGAGCGGTGCGGGGGCCGCGGTG CTGGTGCCGCTGCCGGGTTCGAGGAGCAaccggccggcggggcggccgggggagAAGATGGCGGTGGCGGGGTCCGGCTGGGGCCTGGCCCAGCTGGCGGAGGCCCTGGGCTCGTCGGAGCAGGCGCTGCGCCTCATCGTGTCCATCCTGATGG GATATCCTTTTGCCTTGTTCCAGCGCTATTTCCTCTTCCAGAAGGAGAGCTACCTCATTCATCTCTACAATGTGTTCACAGGACTCTCAATTGCTTACTTCAATTTTG GGATGCAGTTCTTTCATTCCCTGCTATGTGTCCTAATCCAGTTCCTCATACTGAGACTTATGGGTCGCACAATCACTGCTGTCTTCTCCACGTTCTTCTTTCAGATG ACTTACCTTATGGCTGGATACTACTTCACAGCCACAGAGCAGTATGACATCAAGTGGACAATGCCACATTGTGTCTTGACGCTCAAGTTGATTG GTCTGGCCATCGATTACTATGATGGAGGAAAAGATCCG GAGTTCCTGACCCCTGAGCAACAGCGACTTGCTGTCCGGGGAGTTCCTACCTTGCTGGAGGTCTCAGGATTCTCCTATTTCTATGGTGCCTTCATGGTGGGGCCTCAGTTCTCCATGACAGACTATCAGAAACTGGCAAGGGGTGAGATGACCGACGTTCAAGGCCAGAGACCCAATAG ttttgtgCCTGCTCTCAAGCGCCTGAGTTTGGGTCTCTTGTTTCTAGTAACCTACACCTTGTCAAGCCTGTACATCTCTGATGAGTACCTCATCTCAGATGAATATATG GAGAAGCCTTTCTGGTTCCGTTGTGGTTACATACTGGTCTGGGGCAAAATTATACTCTACAAATATGTAACCTGCTGGCTTGTTACG GAAGGTGTCTGCATCCTTGTTGGTCTGGGGTACAACGGGAAGGACCAGAATGGAAAGCCTTTGTGGGATGCCTGTGCCAACATGAAGGTCTGGCTGTATGAGACAACACCTTTGTTCACAGGGACCATTGCTTCTTTCAACATCAACACCAATGCTTGGGTGGCCCG CTACATCTTCAAGCGTCTGAAGTTCCTGGGTAACAAACTGCTGTCACAGGCACTGGCCCTGTTCTTCCTGGCCATTTGGCATGGGCTGCACTCTGGCTACCTGGTGTGCTTTCAAATGGAGTTGCTTATAGTCATCGTTGAAAGACAG aTCATAAGCCTTGTTCGGGACAGTCCTACGCTAAGCACTTTGGCCTCCATCACTGCCTTGCAGCCCATATTCTACGTGCTGCTGCAGGCTAACCACTGGATGTTTATGGGTTACTCTCTGGTGCCATTTTGCCTTTTCACCTGGGACAAATGGATGAAG GTGTACAGGTCTATTTATTTCCTTGGCCATGTGTTGGTCTTCACCTTGTTACTGGTGTTGCCTTACATTCGCAGGTTAATTGTGCCAcgaaaagaaaagctaaaaaaagcAGAGTAA
- the EMG1 gene encoding ribosomal RNA small subunit methyltransferase NEP1, with product MAAPRRPREEEEAEAEGASLEAKRPRGPRRLLVVLEGASLETVKVGKTFELLNCDKHKALLLRNGRDPGEVRPDITHQSLLMLMDSPLNRAGLLQVYIHTQKNVLIEVNPQTRIPRTFDRFCGLMVQLLHKLSVRAADGPQKLLKVIKNPVSNHLPVGCMKIGTSFAVPKVSDLRELVPAAEPVTIVVGAFAHGSVNVDYTEKMISISNYPLSAALTCAKITTAFEEVWGVV from the exons ATGGCGGCGCCCAGGCGGCCtcgtgaggaggaggaggctgaagcTGAAGGCGCTTCGCTAGAGGCGAAGCGAccccgggggccgcggcggctcTTGGTGGTGCTGGAGGGGGCGAGTCTGGAGACCGTGAAg GTGGGGAAGACGTTCGAGCTTCTGAACTGCGACAAGCACAAGGCGCTGCTGCTGCGGAACGGCCGGGACCCCGGGGAGGTGCGGCCCGACATCACCCACCAG agtcTCCTGATGCTCATGGACAGCCCCCTGAATCGGGCTGGTCTCCTGCAGGTTTATATCCATACCCAGAAGAATGTTCTAATCGAGGTCAATCCCCAAACCAGAATCCCAAGAACTTTTGATCGATTCTGTGGTCTTATGG TTCAGTTGCTGCATAAGCTCAGTGTTCGAGCAGCTGATGGGCCTCAGAAATTGTTGAAG GTGATTAAAAATCCAGTCAGCAATCATCTCCCTGTGGGCTGTATGAAGATAGGTACCTCTTTTGCAGTTCCAAAAGTGTCAGATCTGCGTGAACTGGTTCCTGCAGCGGAGCCAGTTACCATTGTTGTGGGAGCTTTTGCCCACGGTTCG GTCAATGTTGACTATACAGAAAAGATGATCTCCATCAGCAACTAtcccctctctgctgccctgACATGTGCTAAAATTACTACTGCCTTTGAGGAAGTTTGGGGAGTAGTATGA
- the PHB2 gene encoding prohibitin-2 isoform X1, whose translation MAQNLKDLAGRLPAGPRGVGTALKLLLGAGALAYGVRESVFIVEGGQRAIFFNRIGGVQQDTILAEGLHFRIPWFQYPIIYDIRARPRKISSPTGSKDLQMVNISLRVLTRPNAAELPSMYQRLGLDYEERVLPSIVNEVLKSVVAKFNASQLITQRAQVSLLIRRELTERAKDFSLILDDVAITELSFSREYTAAVEAKQVAQQEAQRAQFLVEKAKQEQKQKIVQAEGEATAAKMLGEALSRNPGYIKLRKIRAAQNISKTIAGSQNRVYLAADNLVLNLQDEGFTRGSDSLLLKQGKK comes from the exons atGGCGCAGAACCTGAAGGACCTagcggggcggctgccggccGGGCCGCGCGGTGTCGGCACCGCCCTCAAGCTGCTGCTGGGCGCCGGCGCCCTGGCCTACGGCGTCCGCGAGTCTGTCTTCATCG TGGAAGGCGGGCAGCGGGCCATCTTCTTCAACCGCATCGGTGGCGTCCAGCAGGACACCATCCTCGCCGAGGGGCTGCACTTCAG gaTCCCCTGGTTCCAGTACCCCATCATCTACGACATTCGAGCCCGGCCACGGAAAATCTCCTCCCCCACTGGCTCCAAAG ATTTGCAGATGGTGAACATTTCGCTGCGTGTTCTCACGCGCCCcaatgctgcagagctgcccagcaTGTACCAGCGCCTGGGTCTGGACTATGAGGAGCGAGTGCTGCCTTCCATCGTAAATGAAGTGCTCAAGAGTGTGGTAGCCAAGTTTAACGCTTCACAGCTCATCACTCAGAGAGCCCAG GTGTCTCTGCTCATTAGGCGAGAACTGACAGAGAGAGCCAAGGATTTCAGCCTCATCCTGGATGATGTGGCTATCACAGAGCTTAGTTTCAGTCGTGAATACACAGCAGCTGTGGAGGCTAAGCAAGTGG cccagcaggagGCACAGCGCGCACAGTTTCTGGTGGAGAAGGCCaagcaggagcagaagcagaagattGTTCAGGCTGAAGGGGAAGCTACAGCTGCCAAGATG CTCGGTGAAGCTCTTAGCAGGAATCCTGGCTACATCAAGCTACGTAAGATCCGAGCTGCTCAAAACATCTCAAAAACG attgcTGGCTCACAAAACCGTGTGTATCTCGCAGCAGATAACTTGGTACTGAACCTGCAGGATGAGGGCTTCACCAG AGGAAG TGACAGTCTCCTACTCAAACaagggaagaaatga
- the PHB2 gene encoding prohibitin-2 isoform X2 yields the protein MAQNLKDLAGRLPAGPRGVGTALKLLLGAGALAYGVRESVFIVEGGQRAIFFNRIGGVQQDTILAEGLHFRIPWFQYPIIYDIRARPRKISSPTGSKDLQMVNISLRVLTRPNAAELPSMYQRLGLDYEERVLPSIVNEVLKSVVAKFNASQLITQRAQVSLLIRRELTERAKDFSLILDDVAITELSFSREYTAAVEAKQVALSRNPGYIKLRKIRAAQNISKTIAGSQNRVYLAADNLVLNLQDEGFTR from the exons atGGCGCAGAACCTGAAGGACCTagcggggcggctgccggccGGGCCGCGCGGTGTCGGCACCGCCCTCAAGCTGCTGCTGGGCGCCGGCGCCCTGGCCTACGGCGTCCGCGAGTCTGTCTTCATCG TGGAAGGCGGGCAGCGGGCCATCTTCTTCAACCGCATCGGTGGCGTCCAGCAGGACACCATCCTCGCCGAGGGGCTGCACTTCAG gaTCCCCTGGTTCCAGTACCCCATCATCTACGACATTCGAGCCCGGCCACGGAAAATCTCCTCCCCCACTGGCTCCAAAG ATTTGCAGATGGTGAACATTTCGCTGCGTGTTCTCACGCGCCCcaatgctgcagagctgcccagcaTGTACCAGCGCCTGGGTCTGGACTATGAGGAGCGAGTGCTGCCTTCCATCGTAAATGAAGTGCTCAAGAGTGTGGTAGCCAAGTTTAACGCTTCACAGCTCATCACTCAGAGAGCCCAG GTGTCTCTGCTCATTAGGCGAGAACTGACAGAGAGAGCCAAGGATTTCAGCCTCATCCTGGATGATGTGGCTATCACAGAGCTTAGTTTCAGTCGTGAATACACAGCAGCTGTGGAGGCTAAGCAAGTGG CTCTTAGCAGGAATCCTGGCTACATCAAGCTACGTAAGATCCGAGCTGCTCAAAACATCTCAAAAACG attgcTGGCTCACAAAACCGTGTGTATCTCGCAGCAGATAACTTGGTACTGAACCTGCAGGATGAGGGCTTCACCAGGTAA